From Amycolatopsis sp. cg9, one genomic window encodes:
- the rsmA gene encoding 16S rRNA (adenine(1518)-N(6)/adenine(1519)-N(6))-dimethyltransferase RsmA has product MVELLGPAEIRGLAAELDVRPTKKLGQNFVHDPNTVRRIVELAHVGPDDVVLEVGPGLGSLTLGLLATGARVVAVEIDPKLAARLPETVAERGPEAAERLTVVGADALRVANDDLPGAPTALVANLPYNVAVPVVLHLLAEVPSLRSGLVMVQTEVADRMAAGPGSRIYGVPSVKLAWYGPARKVAAVPRSVFWPVPNVDSALVAFERADVPASEDRDSLFTLVDAAFSQRRKTLRAALAGWAGSAERAGELLTAAGIDPKTRGEQLDVHDFARIAARAQVRR; this is encoded by the coding sequence GTGGTTGAACTGCTGGGACCGGCCGAAATTCGCGGGCTGGCGGCCGAACTCGACGTGCGGCCGACCAAGAAGCTCGGGCAGAACTTCGTGCACGATCCCAACACCGTCCGCCGGATCGTCGAGCTCGCCCACGTCGGGCCGGACGACGTCGTGCTCGAGGTCGGGCCCGGGCTCGGGTCGCTGACGCTGGGGCTGCTCGCCACCGGGGCACGGGTCGTCGCCGTCGAGATCGATCCCAAGCTCGCCGCGCGGCTGCCGGAGACCGTGGCCGAGCGGGGGCCCGAAGCCGCGGAGCGCCTGACCGTCGTCGGGGCCGACGCGCTGCGGGTCGCGAACGACGACCTGCCGGGCGCGCCGACCGCCCTCGTCGCCAACCTGCCCTACAACGTCGCCGTGCCGGTCGTGCTGCACCTGCTCGCCGAGGTGCCGTCGCTGCGGTCCGGGCTCGTCATGGTGCAGACCGAGGTCGCCGACCGGATGGCGGCCGGGCCGGGCAGCCGGATCTACGGCGTCCCGAGCGTCAAGCTCGCTTGGTACGGTCCGGCACGCAAAGTCGCCGCGGTGCCACGTTCGGTGTTCTGGCCGGTGCCCAACGTGGACTCCGCGCTCGTCGCGTTCGAACGCGCCGACGTCCCGGCGTCCGAGGACCGGGACAGTCTCTTCACCCTGGTGGACGCGGCTTTCTCACAACGCAGGAAAACGCTTCGCGCCGCACTCGCCGGCTGGGCGGGCTCGGCCGAGCGGGCCGGCGAGCTCCTGACGGCCGCCGGGATCGACCCGAAGACCCGTGGCGAGCAGCTCGACGTGCACGACTTCGCGCGGATCGCCGCTCGCGCGCAGGTCCGACGCTGA
- a CDS encoding transglycosylase family protein, producing the protein MTGSRQAGARSAVLERSYFEDTAYGQLDFSDDPNITQQDILAALGPDADAMMAEIDVDVDELIRLINAETTYLPPIVIPDEIEADRTASPQAKRAALDEGLRETTKVWKRRFLKGAVLSVMISIAGGGAAALAMNKSVTVDVDGQQQTIHSFGDTVGEVLEDAGLTVGEHDSLSPSPQAEVGDGGVIKLERGRQLKMIVDGAEHTSWVRATHLGDALSQLGMTGMDKPGTWMSMPKDGELPLQGATVEIKTLKNITLYDGGNAPKQVKTTAVTTKEFLGEYKLTLGPEDQAEGGLDVKLTDGAEVHISRTGVSTVVQKESIDPPEQRVDDPDLAKGKTKVEDPGTPGEKMVTYKVTQKNGKEVGRESISEQVITQPKPKIVHVGTKEAPTPAIGDGSAWDRIAQCESGGNWAINTGNGYYGGLQFDKRTWDAYGGDAYANLPSQASREQQIAIAEKVRDARGGYSAWPVCGKKA; encoded by the coding sequence GTGACAGGTAGCAGACAGGCTGGAGCGCGCTCCGCCGTCCTCGAACGCAGTTATTTCGAGGACACCGCGTACGGTCAGCTCGACTTCTCCGACGACCCGAACATCACGCAGCAGGACATCCTCGCCGCGCTCGGCCCCGACGCCGACGCGATGATGGCCGAGATCGACGTCGACGTCGACGAACTGATCCGCCTCATCAACGCCGAGACGACGTACCTGCCCCCGATCGTCATCCCGGACGAGATCGAGGCGGACCGGACCGCGTCCCCGCAGGCCAAGCGCGCCGCGCTGGACGAGGGCCTGCGCGAGACCACCAAGGTCTGGAAGCGCCGCTTCCTCAAGGGCGCCGTCCTCAGCGTCATGATCAGCATCGCCGGCGGCGGCGCGGCCGCGCTGGCGATGAACAAGAGCGTCACCGTCGACGTCGACGGCCAGCAGCAGACCATCCACTCCTTCGGCGACACCGTCGGCGAGGTGCTGGAGGACGCGGGCCTGACCGTTGGCGAGCACGACTCGCTCTCGCCCTCCCCGCAGGCGGAGGTCGGCGACGGCGGCGTCATCAAGCTCGAGCGCGGCCGCCAGCTGAAGATGATCGTCGACGGCGCGGAGCACACCTCCTGGGTGCGCGCGACCCACCTCGGCGACGCGCTGTCCCAGCTCGGCATGACCGGGATGGACAAGCCCGGCACGTGGATGTCGATGCCGAAGGACGGCGAGCTGCCCCTGCAGGGCGCCACCGTCGAGATCAAGACCCTGAAGAACATCACCCTGTACGACGGCGGCAACGCGCCGAAGCAGGTGAAGACGACCGCGGTCACGACGAAGGAGTTCCTGGGCGAGTACAAGCTCACCCTGGGCCCGGAGGACCAGGCCGAGGGCGGCCTGGACGTCAAGCTGACCGATGGCGCCGAGGTGCACATCAGCCGCACCGGCGTCTCGACGGTCGTCCAGAAGGAGAGCATCGACCCTCCCGAGCAGCGCGTCGACGACCCGGACCTCGCCAAGGGCAAGACCAAGGTCGAGGACCCCGGCACGCCGGGCGAGAAGATGGTGACCTACAAGGTCACGCAGAAGAACGGCAAAGAGGTCGGCCGCGAGAGCATCTCCGAGCAGGTCATCACCCAGCCGAAGCCGAAGATCGTCCACGTCGGCACCAAGGAAGCCCCGACGCCGGCCATCGGCGACGGCTCCGCGTGGGACCGCATCGCGCAGTGCGAGTCGGGCGGCAACTGGGCCATCAACACCGGCAACGGCTACTACGGCGGCCTCCAGTTCGACAAGCGCACGTGGGACGCCTACGGCGGCGACGCGTACGCGAACCTGCCGAGCCAGGCTTCGCGCGAGCAGCAGATCGCGATCGCGGAGAAGGTCCGCGACGCCCGCGGCGGCTACAGCGCCTGGCCGGTCTGCGGCAAGAAGGCCTGA
- a CDS encoding TatD family hydrolase — MGDEKRELPPVPDRLPVSVVDAHTHLDACGAVTAADVTAMVDRAERAGVARVVTVADDLASARWATEAASWDRRVWAAVAIHPTRTKEFGAAEKSEVERLAAQDRVVAVGETGLDYYWDYSPHDAQQEAFRWHIDLAKRLDKPLMIHDREAHDDVLRILAEENAPNAVIFHCFSGDAEMARKCVDAGYVLSFAGTVTFKNAKGLHEAARLCPPGQYLVETDAPFLTPHPFRGRPNEPFGAAYTVRHLAALRGEAVHEVAESVRTTAERVYRLPSVTTG; from the coding sequence ATGGGTGACGAGAAGCGCGAGCTGCCGCCGGTCCCGGACCGGCTCCCGGTGTCGGTGGTGGACGCGCACACCCATCTCGACGCGTGCGGCGCGGTCACCGCGGCCGATGTCACGGCCATGGTCGACCGCGCCGAGCGCGCCGGCGTCGCCCGCGTCGTCACGGTCGCGGACGACCTCGCCTCGGCGCGCTGGGCGACCGAAGCCGCCTCCTGGGACCGCCGGGTCTGGGCCGCCGTGGCCATCCACCCGACGCGGACCAAGGAGTTCGGCGCCGCCGAGAAGTCCGAAGTGGAGCGCCTGGCCGCCCAGGACCGCGTGGTCGCGGTCGGCGAGACCGGCCTCGACTACTACTGGGACTACTCGCCGCACGACGCCCAGCAGGAGGCGTTCCGCTGGCACATCGACCTCGCCAAGCGGCTGGACAAGCCGCTGATGATCCACGACCGCGAGGCCCACGACGACGTGCTGCGCATCCTGGCCGAAGAGAATGCGCCGAATGCCGTAATCTTCCATTGTTTTTCCGGGGACGCCGAAATGGCCCGCAAGTGCGTCGACGCGGGATACGTCCTTTCCTTCGCGGGCACGGTGACGTTCAAGAACGCGAAGGGCCTCCACGAGGCGGCCCGGCTCTGCCCGCCGGGGCAGTACCTCGTCGAGACCGACGCACCGTTTCTGACCCCCCACCCGTTCCGTGGACGGCCGAACGAGCCGTTCGGCGCCGCTTACACCGTCCGTCACCTCGCGGCGCTCAGGGGCGAAGCTGTCCACGAAGTCGCCGAATCGGTCCGGACCACCGCCGAGCGGGTGTATCGACTCCCCAGTGTCACAACGGGTTGA
- the metG gene encoding methionine--tRNA ligase, which translates to MSTPVLTAVAWPYANGPRHIGHVSGFGVPSDVFSRYQRMAGNRVLMVSGTDEHGTPITVQADKEDSTPQQTADKYTRQIGADLQGLGLSYDLFTRTTTGNHAEVTQQIFLALHRNGYVVPKTTRGAISPSTGRTLPDRYVEGTCPICGYDGARGDQCDNCGNQLDAAELINPKSRINGETPKFVETEHYFLDLPAFTKTLGDWLGTKTDWRPNVLNFTKNLIDDMRPRPITRDLDWGVKIPLDGWRDQPLKRFYVWFDAVIGYFSASVEWARRSGNPDAWQEWWNNADARSYYFMGKDNITFHAQIWPALLFGHNGEGDKGGEPGKYGKLHLPDEIVSSEFLTMSGSKFSTSRGRVIYVEDFLRDFGPDTLRYFISVAGPETQDTDFTWDEFVRRTNFELANEWGNLVNRSISMAHKNVGAIPRPEAPTAADEELKALSRKAFDTAGAHLARSRFKLAASEAMKVVTAANKYISDQEPWKLKDDPTRRDTVLHTALQVVSDANTLLTPFLPHSAQKVHEALGGTGVWAAQPELKDVDDLDIAGRVNPILTGDYAGEQAKWESKPIEVGKPLQKPSPLFTKLDPALGETGPEWAPIIKE; encoded by the coding sequence ATGAGCACCCCTGTGTTGACCGCGGTGGCCTGGCCCTACGCCAACGGCCCCCGCCACATCGGCCACGTGTCCGGATTCGGCGTCCCGTCCGACGTCTTCTCCCGCTACCAGCGAATGGCCGGCAACCGGGTGCTCATGGTCTCCGGCACCGACGAACACGGCACCCCGATCACCGTCCAGGCGGACAAGGAAGACTCGACCCCGCAGCAGACGGCGGACAAGTACACCCGCCAGATCGGCGCCGACCTGCAGGGCCTCGGCCTCTCCTACGACCTGTTCACCCGGACCACGACCGGCAACCACGCCGAGGTGACGCAGCAGATCTTCCTGGCGCTGCACCGCAACGGCTACGTCGTGCCGAAGACCACGCGCGGGGCGATCAGCCCGTCCACCGGCCGCACGCTGCCCGACCGCTACGTCGAGGGCACCTGCCCGATCTGCGGGTACGACGGCGCGCGCGGCGACCAGTGCGACAACTGCGGCAACCAGCTCGACGCCGCGGAGCTGATCAACCCGAAGTCGCGGATCAACGGCGAGACGCCGAAGTTCGTCGAGACCGAGCACTACTTCCTCGACCTGCCGGCGTTCACCAAGACCCTCGGCGACTGGCTGGGCACCAAGACCGACTGGCGCCCGAACGTCCTCAACTTCACCAAGAACCTGATCGACGACATGCGGCCCCGGCCGATCACCCGCGACCTCGACTGGGGCGTCAAGATCCCCCTCGACGGCTGGCGCGACCAGCCGCTGAAGCGGTTCTACGTCTGGTTCGACGCGGTGATCGGGTACTTCTCGGCCAGCGTCGAGTGGGCCCGGCGCTCCGGCAACCCGGACGCGTGGCAGGAGTGGTGGAACAACGCCGACGCCCGGTCGTACTACTTCATGGGCAAGGACAACATCACCTTCCACGCCCAGATCTGGCCGGCGCTGCTGTTCGGGCACAACGGCGAGGGCGACAAGGGCGGCGAGCCCGGCAAGTACGGCAAGCTGCACCTGCCGGACGAGATCGTCTCCAGCGAGTTCCTCACCATGAGCGGCTCGAAGTTCTCGACCTCGCGCGGGCGCGTGATCTACGTCGAGGACTTCCTGCGCGACTTCGGCCCGGACACGCTGCGGTACTTCATCTCGGTCGCCGGCCCGGAGACCCAGGACACCGACTTCACCTGGGACGAGTTCGTCCGCCGGACCAACTTCGAGCTGGCCAACGAGTGGGGCAACCTGGTCAACCGGTCCATCTCGATGGCGCACAAGAACGTCGGCGCCATCCCGCGCCCGGAGGCCCCGACGGCGGCCGACGAGGAGCTGAAGGCGCTTTCCCGCAAGGCCTTCGACACCGCGGGCGCGCACCTGGCCCGGTCCCGGTTCAAGCTGGCGGCGAGCGAGGCGATGAAGGTCGTCACCGCGGCGAACAAGTACATCTCCGACCAGGAGCCGTGGAAGCTCAAGGACGACCCCACGCGGCGCGACACGGTGCTGCACACCGCGCTGCAGGTCGTCTCGGACGCCAACACGCTGCTGACGCCGTTCCTGCCGCACTCGGCGCAGAAGGTGCACGAGGCCCTCGGCGGCACCGGTGTCTGGGCCGCCCAGCCGGAGCTCAAGGACGTCGACGACCTCGACATCGCCGGCCGGGTCAACCCGATCCTCACCGGCGACTACGCGGGCGAGCAGGCGAAGTGGGAGTCGAAGCCGATCGAGGTCGGCAAGCCCCTGCAGAAGCCGTCGCCGCTGTTCACGAAGCTCGACCCGGCGCTGGGTGAAACCGGCCCGGAGTGGGCGCCGATCATCAAGGAGTAA
- a CDS encoding glycoside hydrolase family 25 protein, with protein MTEPESERGISLSHRERVSDWYAVRAADTKFVSVTITENVNWSNGAAERNLAGAQEAGLHVGGRHYARPGAVHDQADHFVRTASRLGAFATGSLAPALEVAAPSVDDRFIKAWIKHVRHAARIERVLVYADHDCWANRLHPDRWADSEVILWLTRHNGIPGRPGWFHSRLGLHQHACTADVPGIAGPVEQNAVVYPFTLGDLLL; from the coding sequence GTGACGGAGCCGGAGAGCGAACGCGGGATCTCGCTGTCCCACCGTGAGCGGGTGTCCGACTGGTACGCCGTCCGGGCGGCGGACACGAAGTTCGTGTCGGTGACGATCACCGAGAACGTCAACTGGAGCAACGGCGCCGCGGAGCGGAACCTGGCCGGTGCGCAGGAGGCCGGGCTGCACGTCGGCGGGCGGCACTACGCGCGGCCCGGCGCGGTGCACGACCAGGCCGACCACTTCGTGCGCACGGCCAGCAGGCTCGGCGCGTTCGCCACCGGGTCGCTGGCGCCGGCGCTGGAGGTGGCCGCGCCGAGCGTCGACGACCGGTTCATCAAGGCGTGGATCAAGCACGTCCGGCACGCGGCGCGCATCGAGCGGGTGCTGGTCTACGCCGACCACGACTGCTGGGCGAACCGGCTGCACCCGGACCGCTGGGCCGACAGCGAGGTCATCCTCTGGCTGACCCGGCACAACGGCATCCCCGGCCGGCCGGGCTGGTTCCACTCGCGGCTCGGCCTGCACCAGCACGCGTGCACCGCGGACGTCCCCGGCATCGCCGGGCCGGTGGAGCAGAACGCCGTCGTGTACCCGTTCACATTGGGCGACTTGCTGCTCTGA